A window of the Methanoculleus horonobensis genome harbors these coding sequences:
- a CDS encoding J domain-containing protein, with product MATITAGRLREAAELLGIRDRASLSEIRARYSERIKEWHPDVSQRDPAESHEMTIRLKAAYDLLVDYCMNRPVSFRIEDLERDLEQNPADYWMNRFGDDPIWG from the coding sequence ATGGCCACAATAACCGCCGGGCGGCTGAGGGAGGCGGCAGAACTGCTCGGCATCCGTGACCGGGCCAGCCTGAGTGAGATCCGCGCCCGCTACTCGGAGCGGATCAAGGAGTGGCACCCGGACGTGTCGCAGAGAGACCCGGCGGAGTCGCACGAGATGACGATACGCCTGAAGGCGGCCTACGACCTCCTGGTCGATTACTGCATGAACCGTCCCGTCTCGTTCAGGATAGAAGACCTTGAACGAGACCTGGAGCAGAACCCCGCCGACTACTGGATGAACCGGTTCGGCGACGACCCGATCTGGGGCTGA
- a CDS encoding APC family permease encodes MAATPRGGIRPSRLSRRLTTGDAVFIGLGSMIGAGIFTALAPAAAAAGAGLLLGLAIAAAVAYCNASSSAELARLYPASGGTYVYARERLGEFWAWVAGWGFVVGKLASCAAVALTFGYYLAPEYARLLAAGAVIAFMVLNYHGIEKTARATKVIVVVVLLSLAAVVALLFVGEPDIDNISPIVGPNGLYGILQSAGIWFFAFAGYSRIATLAEEVRDPETAIPRAIVLGLGITLLVYVAVVVSALLLVGPALLAESSAPLVTALAGAGLSRWQWIVRVGSTFATLGVLLSLMTGISRMLFAMAADRRMPSVLARVHPVHRVPHLAELAVGIILVAVVLLGDLRTAIGFSSFTVLLYYAVTNLSAYTLTERERLYGRHLAVLGLFGCLVLAFTLPAAAVGVGSAVMLAGIPIYLAQKRRGS; translated from the coding sequence ATGGCAGCGACCCCTCGCGGTGGAATCCGGCCGAGCAGGCTCTCGCGAAGGTTGACTACGGGGGACGCCGTCTTCATCGGGCTCGGCTCCATGATCGGGGCGGGCATCTTCACGGCTCTTGCACCGGCGGCGGCCGCGGCCGGGGCCGGGCTGCTTCTCGGCCTTGCGATTGCGGCCGCTGTTGCCTACTGCAACGCCTCCTCGTCCGCAGAGCTCGCCCGCCTCTACCCGGCATCGGGCGGCACCTACGTCTACGCGCGAGAACGGTTGGGCGAGTTCTGGGCCTGGGTTGCGGGCTGGGGTTTTGTGGTCGGGAAACTCGCCAGTTGCGCTGCCGTCGCACTCACCTTCGGCTACTACCTGGCCCCGGAGTATGCACGGCTCCTTGCCGCGGGGGCGGTGATCGCGTTCATGGTACTGAACTACCACGGGATCGAGAAGACCGCCCGTGCGACGAAGGTCATCGTCGTGGTGGTTCTGCTCTCTCTTGCCGCGGTTGTTGCCCTTCTCTTCGTCGGCGAGCCGGATATCGACAACATAAGCCCGATCGTTGGGCCGAACGGCCTCTACGGGATTCTCCAGTCGGCGGGGATCTGGTTCTTCGCGTTTGCGGGGTATTCGAGGATCGCCACCCTGGCAGAAGAGGTCAGAGATCCGGAGACGGCCATCCCCCGGGCTATCGTGCTCGGCCTCGGTATCACGCTCCTCGTCTACGTTGCCGTCGTCGTCTCGGCGCTCCTCCTCGTCGGGCCTGCCCTGCTCGCGGAGTCCAGCGCCCCCCTGGTGACGGCGCTCGCCGGGGCGGGCCTTAGCCGGTGGCAGTGGATCGTCAGGGTCGGTTCGACCTTCGCGACGCTCGGGGTGCTCCTCTCCCTGATGACGGGCATCAGCCGGATGCTCTTTGCCATGGCGGCGGACCGAAGGATGCCCTCGGTTCTCGCCCGGGTTCACCCGGTGCACAGGGTTCCGCACCTCGCCGAACTGGCGGTCGGCATCATCCTGGTCGCGGTGGTGCTGCTCGGGGACCTTCGCACGGCGATAGGGTTCAGTTCCTTCACCGTGCTGCTGTACTACGCGGTCACGAACCTCTCCGCATACACCCTGACGGAGCGGGAGAGGCTGTACGGGAGACACCTCGCGGTTCTCGGTCTTTTTGGCTGTCTCGTGCTCGCGTTCACCCTGCCGGCCGCGGCCGTCGGTGTCGGGAGCGCGGTCATGCTGGCGGGCATACCGATCTATCTCGCACAGAAACGGCGCGGTTCATGA
- a CDS encoding class I SAM-dependent methyltransferase, whose product MKNQRDAWDEVTSRHIHHPLRAVIGVDDLNNTYIDGSQKRLISRAVALEPSFTVLDYGCGVGRWTLWFARQVHHVVGVDISPKMVETARQEADAAGIQNVEHHTVRKLPLPFENSTFDLVNAVWVLRYITDDDELARTVKEICRVVRPGGHVTFIEKIARRQPVFKEHEGEFSGAAAYRESEQYRTLFEGCGMVMKESGVSSASPLYWPYAFVRDTLKRRGMPDLLSRLAPSIISASITSENLTARMMHFLDDRDIISCSHRFFCFRKPENGNTR is encoded by the coding sequence TTGAAGAATCAACGCGATGCGTGGGATGAGGTAACTAGCCGGCATATCCACCACCCGCTCAGGGCAGTGATCGGCGTCGACGATCTGAACAACACCTATATCGACGGCAGCCAGAAACGCCTCATCTCAAGAGCGGTCGCGCTGGAGCCGAGCTTTACGGTGCTCGATTACGGGTGCGGCGTCGGCCGGTGGACGCTCTGGTTCGCCCGGCAGGTGCACCACGTCGTCGGGGTGGACATCTCGCCGAAGATGGTGGAGACGGCGCGGCAGGAGGCGGATGCGGCGGGCATCCAGAACGTCGAGCACCACACCGTCAGGAAACTGCCGCTCCCCTTTGAGAACAGCACGTTCGACCTCGTCAATGCCGTCTGGGTTCTCCGGTACATCACCGACGACGACGAACTTGCACGCACCGTCAAAGAGATCTGCCGTGTGGTCCGGCCCGGGGGGCATGTCACGTTCATCGAGAAGATCGCACGGAGACAACCGGTCTTCAAGGAGCATGAGGGTGAATTCAGCGGAGCCGCGGCATACCGGGAATCGGAGCAGTATCGAACGCTCTTCGAGGGATGCGGTATGGTGATGAAGGAGAGCGGAGTCTCGAGCGCATCCCCTCTTTACTGGCCGTATGCCTTCGTCCGCGACACCCTAAAGCGCCGGGGCATGCCGGATCTGCTATCGCGGTTAGCTCCCTCCATAATCTCTGCAAGCATCACGAGCGAGAACCTGACTGCACGGATGATGCACTTCCTGGACGATCGCGACATCATCTCCTGCAGCCACCGCTTCTTCTGCTTCCGGAAACCGGAGAACGGCAATACCCGATAA
- a CDS encoding class I SAM-dependent methyltransferase, whose amino-acid sequence MPWDVFEEFAEDYDRWFEEHRTVYHAELARIRRLLPRPDGRAVEVGVGSGRFAAPLGIALGIEPSLALGRMARRRGIEVIRGRAESIPIRDGSCSSALMVTVICFLDDPVPAFHEVHRILAPRGTLVLGFLERDGEVARKYLHERDKHRFLSRARFYSIDEILESLRRAGFCVAEIESGAGFSVIAAERS is encoded by the coding sequence ATGCCCTGGGATGTGTTCGAGGAGTTCGCAGAGGATTACGATCGCTGGTTCGAGGAGCACCGCACCGTGTACCACGCGGAACTCGCCAGGATCCGGCGTCTCCTCCCCCGTCCCGACGGTCGTGCCGTCGAGGTGGGTGTCGGGTCGGGGCGGTTTGCCGCGCCGCTCGGCATCGCGCTCGGGATCGAGCCCTCGCTCGCCCTCGGCCGGATGGCGCGGCGGCGAGGGATCGAGGTGATCCGCGGGCGGGCGGAGTCGATCCCGATCAGGGACGGGTCGTGTTCGTCCGCTCTCATGGTGACGGTCATCTGTTTCCTGGACGACCCAGTCCCGGCATTTCATGAGGTTCACCGGATCCTCGCCCCCCGGGGAACGCTCGTCCTCGGGTTCCTCGAGCGGGATGGAGAGGTTGCCAGAAAGTACCTGCACGAGAGAGATAAACATCGGTTCCTCTCCCGTGCCCGGTTCTACTCGATTGACGAGATCCTCGAATCCCTCCGGCGCGCCGGGTTTTGCGTGGCGGAGATAGAGTCCGGGGCCGGGTTCTCGGTCATTGCCGCAGAAAGGAGTTAG
- a CDS encoding radical SAM/SPASM domain-containing protein, translated as MRNRNGDGAKSGPTLISWNVTYRCNLRCAHCYMDAGDGGGALELSTGEAKMLIDQVKQAGSPVLILSGGEPLLRDDLFEIAEYGTQRGLRMAIGTNGTLIDDRAAVRLAGAGIRKAAISLDSADPGVHDRFRGVTGAWERAVAGIEACRDAGIPVQVHTTVTLQNHRDLEGIAEFGESLGVRDFQFFFLVPTGRGKEVVDISPEMYESLIRRILRLRADRGLSIRPTCAPQYVRIAAGMGLPVAEGERGCIAGIRYCRIDPTGEVTPCPYLPLGLGNIRRTPFAEIWNGSEVFAALRSGEGLKGKCGACEYRSACGGCRARAYGIAKGGSGTGDCLAEDPWCLYEPGVR; from the coding sequence ATGCGGAACAGGAACGGAGACGGCGCGAAGAGCGGACCCACCCTCATATCATGGAACGTCACCTACCGGTGCAACCTGCGGTGCGCCCACTGCTACATGGATGCCGGGGACGGGGGAGGGGCTCTTGAACTCTCCACTGGTGAAGCAAAGATGCTCATCGACCAGGTCAAACAGGCAGGTTCCCCGGTGCTGATCCTCAGCGGGGGAGAACCCCTGCTGCGGGACGATCTCTTCGAGATCGCCGAATACGGGACGCAGCGGGGGCTTCGCATGGCTATCGGGACGAATGGAACCCTGATCGACGACCGCGCCGCGGTGCGGCTCGCCGGGGCGGGTATCCGGAAAGCGGCGATAAGTCTCGACTCGGCGGATCCAGGGGTTCACGACCGGTTCAGAGGGGTGACGGGTGCCTGGGAGCGTGCCGTCGCGGGCATCGAGGCCTGCAGGGATGCCGGTATTCCCGTTCAGGTGCACACGACGGTGACCCTGCAGAACCACCGCGACCTGGAGGGGATCGCGGAATTCGGGGAGAGCCTCGGGGTGCGCGACTTTCAGTTCTTCTTCCTCGTCCCCACGGGGAGGGGGAAGGAGGTCGTCGACATCTCCCCGGAGATGTATGAGTCCCTGATACGCCGAATCCTCCGGCTGAGAGCAGATAGGGGTCTCTCTATCCGCCCGACGTGCGCCCCGCAGTACGTGCGGATCGCGGCCGGGATGGGGCTTCCCGTAGCCGAAGGAGAACGGGGATGCATTGCCGGCATCCGCTACTGCAGGATAGACCCGACGGGCGAGGTCACCCCCTGCCCCTACCTCCCGCTGGGTCTCGGGAATATCCGGAGAACTCCGTTCGCCGAGATCTGGAACGGGTCGGAGGTCTTTGCGGCCCTCCGCTCCGGCGAGGGGCTGAAGGGCAAATGCGGTGCGTGCGAGTACCGTTCTGCCTGCGGGGGGTGCCGCGCCCGGGCATACGGGATCGCGAAAGGGGGTTCGGGTACCGGCGACTGCCTCGCAGAAGACCCCTGGTGCCTCTACGAACCGGGGGTGCGGTGA
- a CDS encoding aminotransferase class V-fold PLP-dependent enzyme has product MAENPPIIYMNNAATTWPKPPEVLEAVGQSLALPVFGSGRTTGSQGEDYITLAREALAGFLAADPPEHVVFTQNATDSLNILIQGFLAKERGCHVITTELDHNSVLRPLHELERQGRIRLTVLPFENGSVRPDAVEAAITPDTRLMVTAHGSNVLGSVQDVAGIGEILHDRGVYFIVDGAQTAGHIPVDLGNLPVDAYVFTGHKGLLGIPGTGGFYLRDPDSIAPTRYGGTGTDSFSLFQPREMPERFEAGTHNYPGLAGLAAGVNYIASIGVEAIAEKAERQTAFIIRELKEEPNVTVYNESPALPIVSFNIRGLENDDVGFILARAYGIVARTGLHCAPLVHRAIDGGRGSVRLSLSWFTTDEECRTAAEAIKEIARNADSSLDSP; this is encoded by the coding sequence ATGGCTGAGAATCCGCCGATCATCTACATGAACAACGCCGCCACGACCTGGCCGAAACCCCCGGAGGTGCTCGAGGCCGTCGGGCAGTCCCTCGCCCTCCCGGTCTTCGGGTCGGGAAGAACCACCGGGAGCCAGGGCGAGGACTACATAACGCTGGCCCGGGAGGCGCTCGCGGGCTTTCTTGCCGCAGACCCGCCGGAGCACGTGGTCTTCACCCAGAACGCGACCGACTCCCTGAACATCCTCATCCAGGGTTTTCTCGCCAAAGAGAGAGGGTGCCACGTCATCACGACAGAACTCGACCACAACTCGGTTCTGCGACCGCTTCACGAACTCGAGCGGCAGGGCCGTATCCGCCTGACCGTCCTTCCCTTCGAGAACGGTTCCGTTCGCCCAGATGCCGTCGAAGCGGCCATCACGCCCGATACCCGGCTGATGGTCACGGCCCACGGGAGCAACGTGCTCGGCTCCGTGCAGGACGTCGCCGGCATCGGCGAGATCCTCCATGATCGCGGGGTCTACTTCATCGTCGACGGGGCACAGACCGCCGGCCACATCCCCGTCGATCTTGGAAACCTCCCGGTCGACGCCTACGTCTTCACCGGACATAAGGGCCTTCTCGGGATTCCCGGCACCGGGGGGTTCTACCTGCGCGACCCGGACTCGATCGCTCCCACACGCTACGGGGGAACCGGGACGGACTCCTTCTCGCTCTTCCAGCCCCGGGAGATGCCGGAGCGGTTCGAGGCCGGAACACATAACTACCCCGGTCTTGCGGGGCTCGCTGCCGGGGTGAACTACATCGCCTCGATCGGAGTCGAGGCCATCGCAGAGAAGGCGGAGCGCCAGACGGCGTTTATTATCAGGGAGTTGAAAGAAGAGCCGAACGTCACGGTCTACAACGAGTCGCCCGCTCTCCCCATCGTCTCCTTCAACATCCGGGGGCTGGAGAACGACGACGTTGGGTTCATCCTCGCCCGTGCCTACGGGATCGTCGCCCGCACGGGGCTGCACTGTGCGCCCCTCGTGCATCGGGCGATCGACGGCGGGAGAGGCTCCGTGCGGCTCAGCCTCTCCTGGTTCACCACGGACGAAGAGTGCCGGACAGCCGCAGAGGCGATAAAGGAGATTGCGAGAAATGCGGATTCGTCGCTCGATTCGCCATAA